GTCGAGCTTGGCGTCCGGGAGGACCACAAGGAGGTTCTTCGCGCCTCCGCCGCACGCCGCGCGCTTGCCGTGCGCGGCGGCCCGGGCGTACACGAGCTTCGCCACCGCGGTGGACCCGACGAACGAGACGCCTCGGATGTCCGGGTGGTCGCAAATCGCCTCGACGCTCTCCTTTGCCCCGTGCACCAAGTTGAACACGCCGGGAGGGAAACCCGCCTTCTCGATGAGCTGGGCAAGGTAGACCTGGACAATCGGATCCTGTTCGGAAGGCTTCGCAATCCAGCAGTTCCCCGTCGCCACCGCATAGGGCCAGAACCAGGACTGGACCATGGCGGGGAAGTTGAACGGGCTGATGCCGGCGAAGACGCCGAGCGGTTGATACAGGACTTCCTCGTCAATGCCCGCAGCCGCCCCGTCCTCCAGGTTGTAGCCCATCATCAGGCTGGGGATGCCCGCGGCGACCTCGACGTTCTCGATCGCGCGGCGCACCTCCCCGCGCGCCTCGTCGATGATCTTGCCGTGATCCTGGGACACGATGCGTGCGAGCTCCTCGAAATGCCCCTCCATCAGGTCGCGGAGGGTGAAGAAGTACCGCGCACGGGAGATCGGGGGCGTCTCCCGCCACTCCTCCCACGCCCCGAGGGCCGCCTGGACCGCAGCGTCGATGTCCTCCTTGGGGGACAGGGGGACGCGCGCAATTCGCTCACCCGTCGCGGGGTTCGTGTCGTCGAGCCAATCCCGTGCCGTGGAGGGGACCCACTTCCCGCCGATCAAGTTCTTCAGGTCCCCGTAGTCCTTCTGGACCTCGGGGAGCAGGGTCGCGGTCTGGGTGACCATGATGGCACCGCCTCACGACGTGGCCTTGAGGGCCGCGGCGATCGTGTCCTCGAGGCGGTCGAACGCCCGGTTCATCAGGGACAGTGGGATGTTCAGGGGCGGCAGAAGCCGCACGCAGTTGCCGTAGTACCCCGCGGGCAGGAGCATGAGTCCGTTCTGGAGACCCCCGAGCTGCACCGCGCGGGCGAAGTCCGGATCCGGTTCCTTCGTCCCTCGGTCCTTGACGAACTCCATGGCCCACATCGCGCCGATGCCGCGCACCTCGCCCACGCGCTCGAAGCGGTCGTAGATCTC
This Thermoplasmata archaeon DNA region includes the following protein-coding sequences:
- a CDS encoding CoA-acylating methylmalonate-semialdehyde dehydrogenase, coding for MVTQTATLLPEVQKDYGDLKNLIGGKWVPSTARDWLDDTNPATGERIARVPLSPKEDIDAAVQAALGAWEEWRETPPISRARYFFTLRDLMEGHFEELARIVSQDHGKIIDEARGEVRRAIENVEVAAGIPSLMMGYNLEDGAAAGIDEEVLYQPLGVFAGISPFNFPAMVQSWFWPYAVATGNCWIAKPSEQDPIVQVYLAQLIEKAGFPPGVFNLVHGAKESVEAICDHPDIRGVSFVGSTAVAKLVYARAAAHGKRAACGGGAKNLLVVLPDAKLDRIVPNMISSVYGTAGERCLAGSVIVGLDEAHDAVRKKFSAAASKLKLGYGLDETVQMGPVITRKHQERVLGYIDKGEAEGAEVALDGRKARVPGYDGYFVGPTVLDGVTPDMTVAKEEIFGPVASFVTMKDLDEAIAWINRSPYGNAASIYTSSGKAARDFRYRVRAGSIGVNLGVAAAMAYFPFGGMKNSFFGDLHPQGRDAIRFFTESKVVITRWV